The segment GACAATTAACACATGATGAAATCAAACAAATTGCGAATCTCTTACTGAATGAATTTTCAGCTCGCTTGCTAGAACAAGGCATCACACTGGAAGTCAGCGATCGCGTTAAAGATCGCCTCGTCGAAACGGGCTATCACCCAGAGCAAGGCGCACGTCCGCTGCGACGAGCGATCACTCGTCTACTCGAAGATAGTCTAGCTGAGACGATTCTCTCTGGTCGAGTTAAGTCTGGAGATTCTGTGAAAGTCGATTTAGATGAGCATGGACAGATCGAGATCGTTTAGAGAATTCAGGCGATCAAACGAGACAGTAACGAAATCAAACGCTTACATTTTGAGTAGAGGAATGCTTTGATTTCTAATATGAGCCTTTTATTCTATGGTCAAGCGCTCACTTCAGGCATCTCCTGCTGGTATTCAACAGGCTAAACGTGCGTTTGCTATCAAAGGCTGGACGCAGGAAAATCTGGCAGGGGAAGTGAACTTAAAGACCCGTCAACCCATCTGGCGCTTTTTCACTGGACAACCTGTCGATCGCCAAACTTTTCTAGAAATTTGTTCGATTTTGGATTTAGATTGGCGCGAGATTGCACTTGATCCGCCTGTAGATTTTCCCGTACCTGGAGAACGAACAAAAGTAGTTCCTCTCGATGTGGATAGTTTAGTCCAGCAAGTGCGATCGCAGCATCAAGACACGATTCAAGATCAGTGCGGCATCTTACAGTTACTTGATGTCAACCGTCCGGTGAGGATTGATGATATCTATGTCGATGTCAATACTTTAGAAGAAATTGCTAGCCAACAATGGGTCGAGATCGCTGAACTACAGAACCTAAAGCCGACTGACTTCGATCGTCTGGGCTTAGGAGACATTGAGCAAAAGCTAATCCCCGGAATGCAGACAGTCAAGACTTATTCAAAGCTGAGAGTTTTGGGAAAGCCGGGAATCGGGAAAACCACTTTTTTGCAACATCTAGCGATTCAGTGCAATCGGGGAGAATTTGCTGCTAATCGAGTGCCGCTCTTTATGGCAATGAGAGAGTTTACAAAAGAATCTAGAAACAGTGGCACTTTTAGCCTTTTTAATTATGTGTGCTCTTGCTTTGTTCCTTCTGGCATTTCAGACCCCGCCGTAATTGAAACGTTGCTACAATCAGGTCGAGTTTTGCTGTTAATGGACGGGATTGATGAACTGATGAATCAGGACAGTGCATCGGTTCTACGGGAAATTCGCCAATTCTCAGATAAGTATCATCGCAATCAGTTTGTTGTTTCCTGTCGTACAGCGGCTCAAAAGTTTCAACTTCGAGGCTTCACCGATATTGAGATTGCACCCTTCACCCAAACGCAAATCACAACATTCGCGCAAAAATGGTTTGCTGTATTCAGCAGAACAACACCACGAGCGCAGCAAAATCAGTCCGTTGAGTTTATGCGGAAACTAGACTTACCGGAGAACTGGCAGTTTCGCCAACTGGCTGTTACCCCTTTGTTTCTGCACCTTGCCTGCTGGGTATTTCAGGGTCAAGAAAAAATTCCAACAAAGCGGACTGAATTTTACAAGCAAGGACTCGATCTGCTGCTGGGGAAGTGGGATGAAGCCAGAGGAGTCGAACGCGATGAGGCTTACCCAGGTTTTTTATTACCTCAAAAGCTAAGATTGCTGAGCCAATTGGCAGCAGTCACTTTTGAGCAGGGTCAGTACTTTTTTGAACAGGGCATGATTGAACAGTACATCGGAGACTATTTACGAAACCTACCGAATACGTCATTAGAACCCGAAGAACTGCAAGTTGCAAGCGAGAAGATGCTAAAAGCGATCGAGGCACAGCATGGACTTTTAACTGAACGAGCACGAGGCATTTTTTCATTTTCCTACTTGGCGTTTCAAGAATACTTCACGGCTCGGAAAATTGTCGCTAGCCCTAATTTACGAGCATTAGAGCAAGCATTAGGAAACTTAGTGAGCCACATTAGCGATGCTCACTGGCGCGAAGTGTTCTTGTTAACAGCAGCAATGTTGCGAAGTGCAGATTCGCTCGTGCAGTTGATGAAACAACAAATTGATGCGCTAGTCGCAGAAGATCCCTATTTACAAAATTTTCTAATGAAGGTCAGCCAAAAATCCCAATCGAACCCAAACGAGCCGAAAATTGCAACCACTCGCGCGTTTGACCACATTCAGCATTCCTGGCAGTTTAGTCCTGAGCAACAGCAAGTCCTACAACGGTACTACGATGCCAATCAGCTCCTAATTGATTGTTTGAATAGCAACTGTGAAGTCACAGCCGCAATTCGACAAGAGATTGAAGCAACGTTGCTCTTGCCTCAGAAAGAGTCAGAGGATCGAGAATTGCAAGGAGAATGAATTGCATCGAAATCAAACAATTCATACATGAAATCAAACATCGCTCTGTCAATGTAGTTGTAAAAGATTAGGGGAATGTAATCATGAGTGTAATTCAGAAATTAATCGTGAACGCAGACGCAGAGTGCCGCTATCCTACGCCAGGCGAAATGGATCAGATCAAAAGCTTTATGATGAGTAGCGATCGTCGATTGCGCTTGGTCAAAACTTTAACTGAAAGTCGCGATCGCATTGTTAAAGAAGCCACTAAACAATTGTTTCAGCGTCGTCCCAATTTAGTCTCTCCAGGCGGCAATGCCTATGGAGAGAACATGACCGCAACCTGCTTGCGGGATATGGATTACTACCTGCGCTTAATCACATACAGCGTTGCTGCTGGAGAAACGACTCCGCTTGAAGATATCGGACTGATTGGAGTGCGCCAGATGTACAATTCCCTTGGGACACCGCTTGAGGGAGTTGCTGAGGGTGTTCGCGCCATGAAAGCAATGACAACGTCACTCATGTCAGAAGAAGAAGCAAGTGAAGTCGGTGCTTATTTCGACTACTTAATTGCTGGGCTTCAGTAAGCTAGAGTTTCATCTTAACTTTGAATGTGGAGTGCTGTCTGCCGAAAACGAGAAATGCGGTATTGTGCATTACTTAGGAGTAGGCTGGATTAATCGATACATTTAATCGCAGATTAGAGGAAAATGATATGTCTGATTCTTTAGCTCAAGGCATTCTTGTCACAATTATTGGTGAAGCTGTTTTGCAAGAGAGACTAATCCGTCTGTTATCAAAACTAGGAGTGTCCGGCTACACAATTATTCCAGCTCAGGGCGGAGGAAGCCATGGTAAACGGATGGGAGACATCGCAGGTTACAACACCAACATTGAACTCAAAACCATTGTCACCTTAGAAATCTCGGATCAATTGCTAGAAGATCTCAAGCAATATCAAGCAACTCATGCTCTAATTGCATTTCGACAAACCGTAGAAGGATTGTTTGATTAGATCTATCTTTGGAGAGATTCATCTGTGATGAGCTAAGAAATTACTCACAGAATATAGCTCAAGCAACAATTCCAACACAAAATCAAACATCAAGCTGACATACTTGTGATGGTTAGCGTAATCAATATTAACGAGTACCAAATGAAAGGTGAAACTCGTGACCGATATTGTTGATACTGCTGTCAAAGCTAGTGCCTTGAACACTCTAGCTGCTCTCAAGCTGCTGGTTTAATTGAGATGCTCAAAGGTAAGGGTCCATTCACCTGCACAAGTGAAGTAGCTGAGGAGTAAAACTCTAGATGCGTTCTCTAGAGACAGCTACAATATATGAGTTACTTTAATTCTCACTTTTGTCTCTACAGAATCAGGTGGGAGTTTTCTATCAGTTTAATCACGCTAGAACCACAGCTTCATTTTGCCTAGTTTGTGATTTTCCATCAGGCTCACAATTTTTACCTTCACTAGGGTTATTAGAGGTCAGTATGGATCCATCGAGCGGACTTACTCCAGAGCAGGAATTCAACCTCAGAAATTTTGCAGATCAAGCCCACTGGATGTCCCGTGAGCAGGCTCAAGAGTTTCTGATTGTACAGTATCGACTCACGTTAGTTCAGAAAACAACGATGTATCTAGGGCTTCTCAAGCAGGAATGGAAATTGGAACTCAATCCCACCAATATTTAAACTCAGGAGAAACATAATGAATGCTCAAGAGATTGTAGAACTCTATGCAACAGGACAACGAGATTTTAGTCACGTCAAACTGCTCCAAGTCTGCTTGACAGATGCAAAGCTGATTGGAGCAAAGCTGATTGGGGCTGAGTTAGTCAGAGCGGATCTGCGCGGGGCGGATCTTACTGAGGCTCACCTTAACCAAGCAAAACTAAATCAAGCAAATCTAGCCGATGCCGCAATGATTCAAGCTTGCTTAATCCATGCAGACCTGAGTGGGGCAGACCTGAGTGGGGCGAATTTGACTCATGCAGATTTGAGCGGCGCAGATCTCAGTGAAGCTAAACTAGGTGGGGCAAATTTGCGGAAAGCAGATTTGAGTAAGGCAGATCTAAGCGGTGCTGATTTACGAGGTGCAAATTTAACTGAAGCCAATCTGAGAGAGTCAGATTTGAGTGATGCAGACCTCAACGGCGCACATTTGAGTGAAGCGAATCTAACGGGAGCAACAATTCAAGGAGCCAATATCGACCATACAGGATTAAGTAAAACGATAATGCCCGATGGCAGCGTGCATGACTAGCTGAGAAATGACGTATGACTCATCATGCTTGAACGCTCAAACCAAGGTTCTGCCAAATTTTTCCAAGCGATCGTGGTTGCTGTTTACGGCTGACGATCGCTTTCGACTTGTCAGAAGGAATCATGGGATCTTGATTAGAGAGAGTTGGTATAGATCACTGGCTAGGCAACAAGCGAATAGAAAGCTTAAATCAGGTTCAGTCGTAAATTGGAGCAGAAGTCATTCGATAGACTGTTCGATTAGGTAGCTATAAAAGCCATTAGGCTCTACAATAGAGATACAGCGATTGCGCTACACGTCGCGAGGCGACCAACATGAATGCTAATGAAGTCCTCAACCGATACGCAGAAGGGCAAAGAAATTTCAGAACAGAAGATTTGAAAAACTTGAACTTTGCAAACGCAAATCTAAGCGGAGTTGATTTTACTGGGGCAAATTTGACCGGATCAGACTTGAGCAGTTCAGACCTAAGCGATACCAACCTAAACTGGGCAACTTTGAAAGGAGCTAACCTTGGCGGAGCAAACTTAAAAGGCGCAAAGCTGCCCAATGGCAGTATTTACAACGAATTTTTGGGATCTGCTAATTACTTAGGTAATTAGCTAACTGAACGCAAAAACTTTGAATTGGAGAAAGGGACATGGCAAAAGAGAAAAAAGGCAATCGAGAAGCTAAAAAACCGAAAGCAGAGTCTCAGGGCGGTAAAAAACAGAAAAAAGACCCGAAAAGATTTGACGGGAACACAACCGGATTACTTAGAAATTTAAAGTAGAATCTGCTTCTATTTCCTGCTTTTCTAGTAAGCCAGAGTAACTGGCTTACTTCTAGCTTCCACTACTGATTCAACAATAAGTAGATGGAAGTTTTTTTTGTCCCAATTTACAATTCCAAGTCTAAGATTTTATTTTTGTCACGATCTCACTAGAAACCTTTTTTAATATGCCTACTTCAATCAATACTTCCCTAAGAATTCAGTCTCAAGCGAATTTTAGCTTCTGTAGTCACACTACGTTCGATCGCAGTACAACGAGCCAGCATCTCTGTCCTTGCTGTTCGTATGTGCTGCTTCGCCATGTCAGACTAGATGGAGTGTACTGGCGATGTAGTCATTGTCATGCAGAGATGGCTGTTTGGCGTAGTGCATAGCTGGAAATAAGCACCTTACACAGCATCCTGATTAAGGCTAGAAAAAGCTGATCAAAAGCTGGAGACTGCTGAAGGGTTCCATGCAGCAATTTTGACAGGTGTGGGGCAACTCTTCAACGCTAGCACGCACCATTCGCATAATTTGAACCCAGATTCCATCGAACTTCATTTGAGCAGTATTTTCCCATCTCTACAATCTGTAATCCTGTAGAGTGTATTCGCTATATTCCTGTTCTTCAATTGATTTGCAAGCAGCTAGTTAAGTCCATGGCTTAGAGGCAAGCAGTTAAGAGTCACCAACACCTTAATTAAAAATTCGGCTGTTCCTTACCTTACCTTAACCATTTTTCTACGTTATTTCCGTTATTCTCAACGTTGGTGCATTATGCGTTGACATCTTTCCTCTCAGTACTTCATTGACTGTTAATTCGTTTGTTCTTTTGAGCGGTTCTGCCAAACTATGTCTAATTTGTACGAAGTTGTAGCGAAAGGGGGACCATTGATGCTTCCCCTCGTTGGTTTATCGGTTGCCTCTTTTGCATGTGCCTTCGATCGTGCAGTATTCTGGTTTCAAGTGCTCAGAACCGAAGACCGAGTCGCACATCATATCTTAGACGCAGCACAATATAGCTTGACCGATGCTCGAATGATTGCGGAGAAAGCCAGGTCGCAACCAATTGGACGCTTCATGTTAGCGGCTCTAAAACTCAACCAGCCCAACCCAGAAACTTTCCGATTGGCACTGGAAACGGCGGGTGATGAAGAATTTGCCAAAATGCGCAGAGGCGACAAGATGTTGGAAACAGCCGTCGCGATCGCGCCCCTGCTCGGATTGCTAGGAACTGTAACAGGTCTGATGTTGACCTTTGCCAACTTGAACGTAGGCGGCGCAACGCTCGGAGCAGAACAAACCACCAAAGCGGCAGCCGGAATCGCTGAAGCACTCACAACCACGGCTTGCGGTATGGTCGTCGCAATCATTGCGTTGGCACTTCTAAGAGTCTCTGTCACTCTGCAATCTCAGCAGATGGAGTATTTCTCTAAAATTGGTGGCGAGTTAGAACTGATTTATCGCCAAGTTTGGTACGAACCTTGGACAAATGAATTGGCGAAAGCAGGATCGGCTCAGTTATCTTCTGAACTCTCTGTCGGGAGCTAGGCATGAAATTTAACAAATACCAGCAAAGCCAAATTCCAGAGGTGAATCTCGTTCCGATGATGGACGTGATTATGACGATTCTGACGTTTTTCATTCTGGTGTCGATGACACTAACGAGTTCCAAATCTGTGGACGCAACGCTGCCTAGTACCGATAAAGGAGTCAACAATAAACCTGCTCCTGAGCCGCTGATTATTGGAATGACACGGGCTGGACAAACGGAAATTAACAATGCAACCGTCACAGAAACGCAGATTGCAGAACAGGTTGCAGCTTATTTTCAAAGAAATCCACAGGGCGCGATCGTGCTCAAAGCTGATAAGTCGCTTGCTTACGAAAAAGTGGTTCAAACTCTGGGAACGCTGCGAGATGTCGGAGGCGATCGCGTTTCTTTAGCGATCGAGTAGAGAGAGCGCGCAGAATGGATAGTTTGATCGGGACATTCATCATGTCCCGATTTTTCTTAGCTTTTCGGATCTTTGAGCCACGTTACAATGATCGTTCCAGTTTGATCTTTCGTGGGGATCAAATTTAAGTAGAACGTAGTACTTCCTTTCTTTAAGCGATACAACTTACCGCCGCCATACTGACCTTGCTCTGAAATCTCAAAGAAACCTGATAGTCCAGCCGCAGACATGGATTGATAGAAATTCGTCGGATTTTGACCTTGTGCTAGCTTCGGTGTTCCATCAATTCCGGGGCGCAAGTCTGGAATCGCTCCCTGCTGCAACTCTGCCTCACTCACAATGTTATAGAACATCTGCGGTTGAGCAAAGTTTTCCGGTGAAGCCGTGTTCGCAGGATTATCTGAGCGATCGGCTTCTACTAAGAGATCCGCCAAAATTTGGTAGTACTCTTCAGGCGGACTCACTGATTCCTTCAAGGTTGCGAGATCAGTCACCTTTTGTTCAGAGAGCAAAATTACTGTTGTAGGAGCGTCAGCAAATAAGCTGAGAAACAGCGTTTGACCATTTTTAGCCGTCACGGTGTAGATCTTTGCGTTCGCGTTCTCTTCAGCTAAAGTAACAGTGAATCCTTTTGCTTTGGGTTGAGATTGATAAAAGGCTGCTACTGTGGGTAAATTTGCAGTCGCAATCCGGCAATTCTCACCTAACCCTTTGCCAAAACAATCCGGAGTAGAGGGTTGATAATGCGGGAAATCGACAAACGAGGTGGCACCACCACTGGCAGGATTTGCAACTTGACCTTTTTCAGGAGGTGCTTCTTGCGATCGCGCCGCTTCGGGCTTGGGTGGTTCTGGTTTGATCACAACTGGATTTGCCGCAGGGCGATTGATTTTAGGCAAACTGGGTTTATTGGGATTTGCAATCTTCGCTTTATTTTGTACCTTCACTTTTGTTGTCGGAAGCTGCGTAATTTTAACGGGTGCTTCCTTATTTTCAGGCGGCTTTGGTTTTTCCTGCGGGAATGGAGCAAACAATAAGAGAGCGTGCATTCCAATTGCTGCTAAAAGCATCGGTCGGATGAAGGCACGCGCTGGAGCAGGGATCGCTGGCATAACAGGCATTGAGAGAGTTTTAGTCATGGGATTCAGTCAGATTGAACGTCAACACAAGAAATCGATTGAGAAGAAATCGATCGAGAAAAAGTTACAGTGAGGAAGGCTCCAGCTATTTTGCAATTCCTCAATGTGGCTTGAAATTTCTAGCCGTCTACATAAACCTGAACTCTTACATGCCGAGCTAAAAAGCTCCAGAACATTTCAGTTGTGATCACTTAAATATTTCTTGAATTTCAGAATGTTGTCATCATTTTCATCGTTTGTGAATACAGATGAGCATTTCTGTTTTCTGGAATACAGGGAGGTAGGCTACACCTTATCTGTACCAATATACATCTCAAGGTGGATTTGTAGCGATAACTTTACTGAGACATTTAGTACATCGCATGTGTAAAGAATCTATTTCACTAGCATTCCAATTTGGTTAACCTAAGATTTAACCAAATTTAACCAATTATTATTTTTTCGTTTGTCTTCACTTAACTACTAGAGTTGTAGGGTGTTCAGTGTTACCTAAATTGATGCACCACAGTCTTTGCTCAAGGACACAACACAATGGCACTCTCGACAGCTTTTCGCCGCGCTGCTACTGCGTCTGTAGTAACCATTGCGCTCACGCTTACTCCAGTTTTGACCGCGATCGCCGAAGCCGTCACACTCAATGGAGCTGGCGCAACTTTCCCGGCACTCCTGTATGAACGGTATATTTCCGAATTTAAGAAGAAGAATCCTGGCGCGACGGTGAACTATCAAGCAATCGGAAGCGGCGGTGGGATTCGCCAAACTATCGCAGGCGTTGTAGACTTCGGCGGTAGTGATGCGGCGATGACCGATGACGATATGAAGAAGGTCGATCGCGGCGTGATTTTAGTCCCAACGGCAGGTGGTTCTGTCGTGCCCATCTTCAATCTTCCTGGGGTTTCTAACCTCAAACTTGGTCGCGAAGTGCTACCGGACATTTTTTCAGGTCGGATCACCCGTTGGAATGACCCAAGAATTGCGAAAGATAATCCGGGTGTGAATCTACCTAACTCCGACATTAAGACCGTTGTTCGTGCCGATGGGAGTGGGACAACGTTTGTGTTTGTAAACCACCTCAGTGCAGTCAATCCGTACTTCAGAGGGCGTGTAGGCGTGGGAACAGCCCCCAAATGGACGACAAATCCGTTGAAAGGGCGGGGCAATGCAGGGGTTGCCTCTACTGTTCAGAAAACGTCGGGATCGATTGGCTATGTTGAGCAATCTTATGCTGAGAAAAATAAGCTGAACGTTGCTCAGGTGCAAACGAAGCGGGGGGAATGGCTGTCTCCGTCACTAGCAGAGACCAACAAAGCCATTGCATCCTTGAAACTCCCGGATAATTTTCGGGTGTTTGATGGAGATCCAGACGCAGGATATCCGATTACAGGGCTGACCTGGATGATGATCTATCGCCGCTATGACAACCCTGAAAAAGCAGCAGCCGTGAAAAAGTGGGTTGAATGGGTTCTTACAGAAGGTCAAGAACTCAATGATGATCTGAATTTTGCTCGAATTGCACCGAGTGATGTGCAACGGATTTTGCAAGTAGTCAGAAACGAAGTCAAGCCCTAGTTTCTAAAAATTCCTCCTCACACTTTTACATTGTTTCTTCACGCCTTGTGAGCTGACACGATCGAAGTTGAGCGATCGAGATAAAGGAACCGTGCCGTTAGAGTTGCTTTTCATTTTCGATGCTGAATTTCGAGTCGCGTCGGCTCTTTCTTCAATTTTCATTCATTCTTGCGATGTGAGGACTATCAAATGTTACGAACAGTTTGGCATTCCCTTGTGTTATTGCCTGGGTTATTTTCTATCTTTGCGATCGCGGCTGTTGCTGAAACTTCGCCTGCATTAACGCAAGTCGAAACTTCAGTCAATCAGCTTGCAAGCGAAGCCCAACCTTCACAGCTTGCTGGTCAGGTTACTTCGGTTTCTCAACTTTCTGATGTTCGCCCGACAGATTGGGCATTTCAAGCGTTACAGTCTCTCGTTGAGCGGTATGGTTGTATTGCAGGCTATCCCGATCGGACCTATCGGGGCAATCGTGCTTTAACGCGCTACGAATTTGCAGCAGGTTTGAATGCTTGCCTCGATCGCGTCAATGAATTGATTGCAGCAGCAACCACTGATTTAGTGAAGCGAGAAGATTTAGCAACCCTGCAAAAGCTCCAAGAAGAGTTTGCAGCAGAGTTAGCAACGCTGCGGGGCATGGTGGATAGTTTAGAGGCACGAACCACTACGCTAGAAAAACAGCAATTCTCCACGACTACTAAGCTAACCGGGGAAGTCATTTTCTCGGCAGCGCAAGCGTTCGGAGATGAAAGAGCGATCAACTCTGATCAACAACGAATCATTGATGCAGCAGCAACGCCCGCAGCACGGGAAACAGCAACTACAGCCGCGATTGGAGCAGGATCAGCGCGAAATGTACAAGAGAATCTAACCCTGTCTAGTCGGGTGCGAATTGCTTTTGATACCAGCTTCAATGGTCGCGATCGCTTAAGAACTCAACTGCAAGCCCGGAACATTCCCTCTTTTGCAGGTGCAGTCACCAACACAAACATGGCTCGTTTGGGCTATGACGGTAGCAATGACAACAGTGTTTCATTGCGTCGCCTAGAGTATCGTTTCCCACTCGGAGATCAAACCACGGTCTTTGTTGGAACGGGAACGGGTGACGGGTTAGAATTCAACGATTCTATTCCGACCCTCAGTCCTTTTGAATCCAGTGGTTCTGGTGCAATTTCCCGCTTTGGTCGCTTTAACCCAATCTACCGTGCGGGTAGCGGAACGGGTGTGATTGTCAACCATCGCTTAGGGCGAGAATTTACTGTTGGCAATCGGTTTACCTTGTCTTTAGGTTATTTAGTCCCGACTGGAGATGCACAAGATCCAAGCCTCGATCGAGGTTTATTTAGTGGCAACTATGCAGCGATCGGGCAGTTAGTCTATCAACCGACCCCTAATTTTGGACTTGGCTTTACCTATGTAAATGCCTACTACACAGCGGGTTCGGGCATCTCAGGTAGCACAGGCAGTAGCTTTGCTAACAATCCATTTGGTAGCACAGGTACCATTAACGGCGCGGGAAATATTCCAACCACTACAAATCAATTCGGACTCCAAGCAAATATCCGGTTGAATCCTGGCTTAACATTAGCAGGCTGGGCAGGTTATACCGATGCGAAGGCAAATCGCCGAGTCAACACGATTTCTGGTCAAGGAACCGCTCTCAATCCAGCGGTTCAGGATGGAGATAATGCTTCTATCTGGAACTGGTCAGTCGGACTTGGGTTCCCTGATCTCTTCAAAGAAGGGAATTTTGGCGGATTAATCTTTGGGATGCCGCCGAAAGTGACGAGTAGTGATTATGGCCCGACCACAGGAACGGGCGTGATTCGTCGCCGTCGCGATCGCGATACTTCTTATCACTTGGAAGCATTCTACCGCTATCGCTTGAATGACAATATCGCCATCACACCGGGTGTTCTGGTGATCTTTAATCCAGAGCACAATTCGGCAAACGATACGCTCTTGATTGGTACCATTCGTACCACATTTACCTTCTAAATCTACCCTTGGGGTACTTCAGATCTGTGAGTACCCCTTTTCCTTGCCTTGCTGCTGTTTCCCAATCCCAATTGCCACCCAATTGTTATGAGTTCTTCGCTTTCTTCACGATCTCCATCACCTTCGATCACGGATGGAAATACAGCATGGCTTGATCGGGGCTTTGCTTGGGTGCTCCAGGCTGTTGCATTAGCCTCGATCGGAGTATTGCTGTGGATGGGTTGGGTGATTTTTAAGTCTGCTGCTCCCGCAATTCAGGCATTTGGGTTGGGATTTTTATCGCGTCAGGAATGGGATGTCAATCAGCTTCAATTTGGTGCTCTGACTTACATTTACGGAACTCTTGTGAGTTCTTTTATTGCACTCTTATTTGCGGTTCCAGTTGGCATTACCGTTGCCATTGTGACGAGTGAGAAATTCTTACCTGCGGTAGTGCGATCGCTGTTAGGGTTTCTAGTTGAACTCATTGCTTCAATCCCTAGTGTCATTATTGGTTTTTGGGGAATCTTTGTCTTGATTCCATTTATGAAACCGATTCAACTCTGGCTGCATCAGCAATTCGGTTGGATTCCGTTCTTTAGTACTGAAACCTTTGGACCAAGTCTACTCGTTGCTGGAACGATTCTAGCTGTGATGATCTTACCCACGATCGCAGCGATTAGCCGAGATGTGATGACAAGCATTCCGCAAGAGTTAAGAACTGCTTCGATGTCACTCGGTGCAACGCGGTGGGAAATGATTTTCACCATTCTCTTACCTGCGAGTGCTTCAGGAATTGTCGGAGCCGTCATTTTAGCGTTGGGTCGGGCGTTAGGCGAAACGATGGCTGTAACGATGGTAATTGGGAATTCGGATCAAGTTAGCTTATCGTTGCTAGATGCAAGTAATACGATTCCTGCAATTTTAGCAAACCAATTTCCCGAAGCGTTAGATGAATTACATATCGGCGCATTGATGTACTTAGCATTGATTTTATTTGCATTAACGTTAATCGTTAATATCATCGCAACCGTATTGGTAAAAATCGTAAGCTTCAAGCGTTAGTCTTTTATTGATTTTGATCAATGTCAAGTTTTTTTGATCGGCAACTTACAAAGCCATTATCGGTTGATCGCCGTTTGTTCAGTTATGGGATGAGTGCGATCGCAGTTCTGCTCACCGGACTCGCGTTACTTCCGCTTTTGTCTATTTTGTTTGAAATTCTCCGTCAAGGTTTACCCAATTTGCGATGGGAAGTGTTGACGAATCTTCCTGCTCCAGTGGGGGAAGCAGGTGTCGTAAGCGGATTTGCTAATGCGATTCAAGGTACAGTCCTCATGGTTGGACTTGCCGCGATGATGAGTATTCCGTTTGGTATTCTCACAGCTATCTATCTCGTTGAAATT is part of the Leptolyngbya boryana PCC 6306 genome and harbors:
- a CDS encoding NACHT domain-containing protein; amino-acid sequence: MVKRSLQASPAGIQQAKRAFAIKGWTQENLAGEVNLKTRQPIWRFFTGQPVDRQTFLEICSILDLDWREIALDPPVDFPVPGERTKVVPLDVDSLVQQVRSQHQDTIQDQCGILQLLDVNRPVRIDDIYVDVNTLEEIASQQWVEIAELQNLKPTDFDRLGLGDIEQKLIPGMQTVKTYSKLRVLGKPGIGKTTFLQHLAIQCNRGEFAANRVPLFMAMREFTKESRNSGTFSLFNYVCSCFVPSGISDPAVIETLLQSGRVLLLMDGIDELMNQDSASVLREIRQFSDKYHRNQFVVSCRTAAQKFQLRGFTDIEIAPFTQTQITTFAQKWFAVFSRTTPRAQQNQSVEFMRKLDLPENWQFRQLAVTPLFLHLACWVFQGQEKIPTKRTEFYKQGLDLLLGKWDEARGVERDEAYPGFLLPQKLRLLSQLAAVTFEQGQYFFEQGMIEQYIGDYLRNLPNTSLEPEELQVASEKMLKAIEAQHGLLTERARGIFSFSYLAFQEYFTARKIVASPNLRALEQALGNLVSHISDAHWREVFLLTAAMLRSADSLVQLMKQQIDALVAEDPYLQNFLMKVSQKSQSNPNEPKIATTRAFDHIQHSWQFSPEQQQVLQRYYDANQLLIDCLNSNCEVTAAIRQEIEATLLLPQKESEDRELQGE
- the pstS gene encoding phosphate ABC transporter substrate-binding protein PstS; amino-acid sequence: MALSTAFRRAATASVVTIALTLTPVLTAIAEAVTLNGAGATFPALLYERYISEFKKKNPGATVNYQAIGSGGGIRQTIAGVVDFGGSDAAMTDDDMKKVDRGVILVPTAGGSVVPIFNLPGVSNLKLGREVLPDIFSGRITRWNDPRIAKDNPGVNLPNSDIKTVVRADGSGTTFVFVNHLSAVNPYFRGRVGVGTAPKWTTNPLKGRGNAGVASTVQKTSGSIGYVEQSYAEKNKLNVAQVQTKRGEWLSPSLAETNKAIASLKLPDNFRVFDGDPDAGYPITGLTWMMIYRRYDNPEKAAAVKKWVEWVLTEGQELNDDLNFARIAPSDVQRILQVVRNEVKP
- a CDS encoding P-II family nitrogen regulator; the encoded protein is MSDSLAQGILVTIIGEAVLQERLIRLLSKLGVSGYTIIPAQGGGSHGKRMGDIAGYNTNIELKTIVTLEISDQLLEDLKQYQATHALIAFRQTVEGLFD
- a CDS encoding ExbD/TolR family protein — its product is MKFNKYQQSQIPEVNLVPMMDVIMTILTFFILVSMTLTSSKSVDATLPSTDKGVNNKPAPEPLIIGMTRAGQTEINNATVTETQIAEQVAAYFQRNPQGAIVLKADKSLAYEKVVQTLGTLRDVGGDRVSLAIE
- a CDS encoding pentapeptide repeat-containing protein, whose protein sequence is MNANEVLNRYAEGQRNFRTEDLKNLNFANANLSGVDFTGANLTGSDLSSSDLSDTNLNWATLKGANLGGANLKGAKLPNGSIYNEFLGSANYLGN
- a CDS encoding globin family protein; the encoded protein is MSVIQKLIVNADAECRYPTPGEMDQIKSFMMSSDRRLRLVKTLTESRDRIVKEATKQLFQRRPNLVSPGGNAYGENMTATCLRDMDYYLRLITYSVAAGETTPLEDIGLIGVRQMYNSLGTPLEGVAEGVRAMKAMTTSLMSEEEASEVGAYFDYLIAGLQ
- a CDS encoding pentapeptide repeat-containing protein, translated to MNAQEIVELYATGQRDFSHVKLLQVCLTDAKLIGAKLIGAELVRADLRGADLTEAHLNQAKLNQANLADAAMIQACLIHADLSGADLSGANLTHADLSGADLSEAKLGGANLRKADLSKADLSGADLRGANLTEANLRESDLSDADLNGAHLSEANLTGATIQGANIDHTGLSKTIMPDGSVHD
- a CDS encoding MotA/TolQ/ExbB proton channel family protein — protein: MSNLYEVVAKGGPLMLPLVGLSVASFACAFDRAVFWFQVLRTEDRVAHHILDAAQYSLTDARMIAEKARSQPIGRFMLAALKLNQPNPETFRLALETAGDEEFAKMRRGDKMLETAVAIAPLLGLLGTVTGLMLTFANLNVGGATLGAEQTTKAAAGIAEALTTTACGMVVAIIALALLRVSVTLQSQQMEYFSKIGGELELIYRQVWYEPWTNELAKAGSAQLSSELSVGS
- a CDS encoding NblA/ycf18 family protein is translated as MDPSSGLTPEQEFNLRNFADQAHWMSREQAQEFLIVQYRLTLVQKTTMYLGLLKQEWKLELNPTNI